The region TCTGCGATGCGTGCTTGGCTGACCTGCAAGCTGGAAAAGCGAGCAAGCCGTTTGTTTGCAGCAAGCTGCATGACTGGATCCGGTTCGAGTCGTGGACTCTAGAAAACTATGTCCTTGCCTGGAAGAGATTGGTTCCTGTAACTGCTGCGGATGGAAGCCAGCAACTGATCAGCGCTTCGAAATGGTTGGGGAATCTGTGTGATGATTGGAAGCTGGATAAGTCGGAATGGGGCTTCGAGTAACTTTGCAATTGATGTATGGAACAACATCCTATATCATGCCTTGATTAGGTACTTTAGGATAATCCTGAGCTATAAATCTTCTCTTGTCCTACTAGGGATATATACTGCCCACTATCCAGCCAGCTTGAATCTTCCACGTCGCAATATCTGCCGCCGGACGGAACAGAATGTCGTAGCTTTTCTTGACATGTTCCTGTCGTGCCAATGAAACTTAGCAATATCTCTAATAATATATGCCTATTCCGGGGCCCTAGTGGGATCCATCCAGCCCTAGTCGAACCTACAAGccttgagaagaagaaatgagctCGAGGATTGGAGGTTGAGACTCTCTGTATCATGGCTATATGATCCCGCATGCACCGATATCTTGTTCTGATATAGAGGCGTGTATGTAGTTTTCTATATGATAAAGCTGCATGTCATGTTCGGCCACTGGGACCCTAAAAAACTAGCATCACACGAAGTGAATGGTGAGTTGCCTACTCTCAGGCACAGGCAGAGTTGTGTATGGTAAGGTAGTCATGAGTTATCTGACTTTGACCTTGACAAGGAAATGGTTCGTTGCGATGCTTATCCTCAAGCCATTGCTTACTGGGTTTGGTCCTCATAAATTATTTACCAAACTCATGGAAACCTTTTGTTGAAAAGAAATGTAACTATTCAGGTTTCTATAAAAACTGGCCTTTCATATACGCGCAATAACGCACGACTACAACTTCAGGTCCCGCTACAATGATCTCCTACGCCACAATCctctcaacatcatcaagTCCAGCTCTATGCCTTTCCCTACCACTTCCCCTTGCTTAAGACTGGCATCGTCACCTCGGACCAGCTCGATTTGCTGAAGCTCCtatcagcaacagccgcccctttttattttcctaATGATGATCCTCCCATCTCGAGGCAGTATCTCCATCATTTTACTCTCATTAAAACCTCTTGGTTTGATCCTCCCCCTCAGCGAGATACTCCTTCTTTAAACAGCGTCACTGACAAAATCCTGGAACTCTATAGTATACGTCATATGCGGCAAGGTCACGCCGCCTCGAGTAATTACCACAGGGCTCTTTAGCTACGTGCGGTACCTGACATACGTCTCTTAATGCATCAGGCTGGGCGAATTTTGCTGCACTAATGACGGGGAAGTGTGGGATATTCAGTACATGAAGTATTGTAATAATGGGGTGTGAGGGATATGCGTTGGCTCTATAAGCGGGGGGTGATCTTGGAAGGGAGGCAGTTCTTGCGCGGAAAGGAGGTCGCGAATGGTCAGACTGTTGATAAGAAGGTCAAAGATGAGTACGGGGACTACGCACGCCAGGTGAGGTATAGGTGGGTTCTTAGTATTTTCTTTGAATACGAAAGAGACTGGGCTTCCAGAGGTGGAACATACTCAACTAGGCATGTTTTCTATTTGAATAGTTGACTTCCCAATCTTATTCCAGAAGCCTTCGCAGTCTCGTGGTGAAGTGCCCTATTTAACCCTAACCCACCTCCTGATACCTTTTCCGCCTCTCAGCCTCCCTCCCCATACATCATTTATGATGTCAGCCGTCTTCTCAGTATTCCCAGTCAGCGGTGGCATATTGGGCTCAGCCTATTGCCGTAACATACTCTACGCTTCCAAATTTCatgtctcctctctctctgcCTCATCACGCACATTTGGCGCGTTCTGGAGTCTGTGAAGTACTTTGAAGTCAGAACTTTTATTACTACCGGTAAATATCACTGGATCTAGATAATCTGAAACCAACTAATAGGATGACATTAGCGTCTTGAGGGTTGGCTCTTGAGTAGCATTGAGCAAACCCACAATTTCCGCACTCCATCACCAAGCTGGAGCAACAACTCCATACCAACATAAGCCAAGGGCGGCTCCTAGCAAGATCGCGGCTGCAGGTGGAACACTGAACCACGCACTCTCAGCATAAGTGACAGCGGCGACAACGACCCACCAGGGCTCCTTTGCCAGACTTTGCCCATCACGATCCCCGGGATTCAGATATCCTATTTCCCAAAGCCGGTACACAGCCGTAAAGACTAATCCTACGGCTGTCGCATTCACACCGCGCAGAAAATCAATAACGTACTTCTGTTTCCGTAAAACACGCCAGAAGGACTGGACCGCGATAGCAAGGGCGATTCCAGGGAAAAAGATCCCAAACCCACCAAGGAATGCACCAAAAATCGTCGGGTAGGATGTGGTCTGAAGGGCGAGTGCGCCGAGAAAAACAGCAAAGTTGAAGTTTGGGCCAGGGAAGGCCTGGATAATAGCAAGGCCAATCAGGAAGTCTCGACTGGAGACCCAGCCTGGGTCCACGACGTAGGAACGGAGCAGCGGAATAACAACTGGGCCTCCGCCAAATATCACAGTTCCAGCGAGGTACATGTTTGCGAAGAGATCGAGGGCCAAAGGTGGTGGAGAAACTTTGGCTCTTGAGACAAGTATAGCAATAAAAGAGGCTGTCGGGTTCCGGATTAGCTCACGCACAGCATCATGCCCGAACCTCAAGGGGACataccgaagaagaaaataagaaTCACAAGTCCAGCACGAATACGAATCACATGGTCTTGAGACGGAGGcccttcgcttccttctgAATCCCGGGTATTGGTCGGGTGTTGCGTCAAAGTCCCTGCATCCGGTTTTCTCATCCGCAGcatctccatccccagctcccGAGCTGAATTCCTTCCAGATGTATCGCTCGGACCCGCAGGATTAGGGGCATCACCCTCTGGCTCGGGCTGCCGATTTCTGTTCCTCCATGCGCTCTTCGCCCTCAAAATCTGTTGGTGCACCAACCCATCCCACAGCGCAGTAGCTACACCACCGGCAACCATAAGAACAGGGAAATACCAGAGCGCACTATAACACAGGCCAGCACATGCGCCAAAAATGACCAGGATTCGGGAAATCTTATCACGGATTGCCTTTTCAGCTAGCTGGACAGCAGCAAGAGCAATAATGCCTACAGTGGAGGCGTTCAGGCCGGAGAGGAGAGCGTAGACTGGAGCCGGAAGAGCTTCATCAATCCGTTGTACGCCGAGAGAGAGTGCATACATGCCGATTGCGCCGGGGAGACTAGCAGTTAATGAATATATTACCGTGAATACCAAGAGCGGCATTTGAAGTGTGCACATACGACCAGAGGAGGAATGCAAGCAAAGCTGGGATAAACCCCGCATGAAGCAAAGCCAAGCAAAACAGCATCTTTGTTGATCCTGGTCCGGGAAGACCCTGACATATGGCGAAGAGTTCTTGATACTACACTACCGATGAGTGCCTCGGTCTACTATCCAAACAGAGAGTACTTACCGTCTGCTCGTCTACCCACTTTTCTTTCTCGACGAACCGCGCATGAAAGATCTGGAAATGAACAGGCGGTCCCCCGAACGAGGTGAATCCGAGGTACCAGGTATGCTGAACAACCTCGATCAGGCGGCCGAATAGGGGTTCTTCTGCGCGCGCAGGGCTGGTTGCTCCCGCATGACTGCGCCATGTTTGATTTAGTGCCCGTAGGGACGAGGCGAGTCGCGACCGAGTTAGGACGAGCATGCTTGCTTCGTCTATTGATAAACCGGTAAGActtccagatcttggagaaagaaaggagtGAACAACTCCTCACGATGGCTTGAAATCATAAGCTGGGGATATGGCGGACCTTTAAGGTTAGAATCGACTTTAAAGTTCATCCAATACGAGCTCAGTCAATGTTCACATGGTTGCCAAGGGCTGGGCTTTCAGCTCAAATCTTGGCATTGTAGATGTCACTGCTGAAGTCTGATGGTCCTTTCTATCCAAGCTCCTTTGCAATAAGAAAGTCGATGTAAATCCCCGCTGGTTTATGTCTCAACTTTCATTGTTCCCTGGTATTCGCCTTCCGCCTTTCCTGATGTCGAAGTATCTCTCAGGGGTGGCGTCTTCTTGGTTCAGGCGGTGGGGAAACCAGGCCTGTTAGTCAAACTTTTGGTGAGTTGTGCTGAATGTGAGGTATCTTTAATGGGCAAATCTTCCCATGCGCTGCTATAGGGATAACCGATTACCAGAAGGTACAAAGATAACTGATCATCTTAAATAGTTGCAACTAACGCACCATATAGTAGCAAAGGCCATGCTTGTACCCTTATTCTGGAGTTCATCCCGAACATAATTAGTGCCTTGGCAATAGCGTAATGGACATTACTGGGTCAGGGCAGGCTTTTAGGCTTTTATATTATCTTGATCCCTCTATCTTTTTCATTATGTATTAGGGTATTATTTCATTCTTGAATTCTGAACTTAGTTGTTAACCAGCTTCTTGGTTATCATTTTCATGATCTTAATGTTCATACGAAGGTCGTATGTTAAAAAACTCGAATTTATGTCTAGATCCATTCCACTACAATTATATATTATCCTGTATATCGCAAATGTGCGCTTTAGCTTTCACGTTAACATTACAGTTGCCTTGCAAGTGCTGCCACAAGCCCGATTCAAGTAGAGGATATTTCCCACGCAATTTCTCTCGCCTGTAGCTCTCAAGGAATCCGCCGATCAGGAAATTTTTGCACATATAATGTGCTGAGAAGGGCCAGGTACATGCTCGCTATTGACCTTGACTAATTCCAGCTAGACATAACCGTAACCTGGCCAGGTCAATCTGAAAAGTAGTCAACAGGCCCTCAATGGTGACCCAGCCAACTACCGCGACTTCACTACCCCAATGCTCAACGCACACCGCATCAAACGAAGTTCCAAGGTAGACATGCTGCATTGGTCTCAGATACCCGGGGATATAAAGAATGTTATGGCCATTGTACTGGATCCATGCCTCGTCTTCCGTCACCCAGATGCCTGTCCGTGGGAAGCTCTGTTGTTCAGCACGCCATTTGGGGTGTCTGACTCGTGGACCTTGTCCAGTTTGCCATGCCCTAATACGTGTACGTATTGTAGTATTGATGGCCGTCGTCGAAGGACAGCTAGGTAGTTGAGGCCAGAGTTCAATGTAGTTGAAAAGGTCGATATTGGCCCCGTCTATTGTGTATTCGAGCTTGGACACCCGGAAGGACTGGTCTATTGTGTGCGTGCAAAGTAGTTCCCTGTTGACTACATCCCATTCCTCCACGATCATGGCGTTGCGTAAGTCGGCATCTCGTGCGATGCCAGCGACAGGAGAAAGTGCAAAGGCCACCCGTGTCCCAGTAGCGTTGACTGCAAATATCGCCTCGCGGTATTCCATTGAGAACCCCTTCTTGAATTGCGGTGTTGGCCTGGTCCCGGTCGAATTTGAGCCAACTTTCCACACCTCCAGCCAGCACGGATGCCGGTTGTCGGGACCGGCGAAGTCTTTCTCGATAACGAcaatgtcatcatcaaagagctCCTCAAATGTGAATTTACCTCCGTCTCCTTCTTTGTCTCTTTTATCTGCTTCATTATTGTCGTATAAGAATGTTTTCGCTGCGACGACTCTTCTGTCCGCAGAGAACGCAACAGCCTCGGGCACCCCGTACGCTTGTAATTTATGCAGAATTTGCTTGCTATAAACATCCACAAGTAGAAGCGTGTTTCTTTGGCTCTGCTGTGCCGTCGCAGCTATTGAGCCGTCCGATGAAAACGCTGATAGCGGAGAGAAATGATTGGGAGAGCTTGTTGGCCGCTGTCCCGGCCGCAGACTGCTTTCGGGGTTGATCAAAGAATTCCAAACCTCAATCCCGTTCGCCTTCCTTGGAGCTGTGGCGATTCTTAGTCCGTCCGGCGCAAAGACAACAAAATCGTGGCGACAATGCTTTCGTATCATTTGCGCCTCGCCCGTGGCCAGATCATATAGATGGAActccttcttttccagaACGATTGTAAGTGTCTCAGCACTGGGTGAGAAGGACATGCATGATACTTTGGCCAATACGGGCAGAAAGCGCTCGTATTTGTATTTGCCGATGTCCAGAACTAGGACTACGGGCGCCTTTGCTTCTTCACCAAAGATGGCGAGCTTTTGGCCGTTGCGGGACAAAGTTATCATTGACACATACATGAATGGAACCGAGATCACCTTGGGTGCGCGCACATGGGAACGAAGATTCTCTTTTGTAAGGTCGAATACTTTAACATGAGCAGTTTCTGTGCTTTCGGCATTGGACAGTACGCAACATGCTAAGGTACTCCCATCCGAGGACAAACTCAGCAGAGGGTAGCCCATATTGGGAAGCCGGAGAATGACTTGGCCTGAGACGTTGTCTATTACAACAACCGTTGGATCGGTTGGCTGTGTCTGTGATACTTTGAAGGGATTCGAGCATCCGATGAACGCTAACCGGTTTGCGTCCCCAGAGAACACCGCAGTATGTACAGCCGAATCTAGGGTACGTTCTATTCTATCACCGGTAATGAGATTGAAGCTTTGGAGTTGGCCTCCACGTGTCACTATAGCAAGTTCGTGAGCGGATTTAAAGGCAAGAGCCTTGATGCCGTATTGATAGTCATGTTTTGGACCCAGTGTAGACTTAGGTTTGTATCGAGCAACTGCATGTAAGACGTCGCCGGAAATTGCGTTCCATACTCTGAATTCTGAAGCCAGCTTGCTACTATCTTCGGCAAATGCTAGACAGTTGAGAGCAAAGCCGTCCACGTGCAGCGTGGGCTGGCCCCAATCCTGGGGGACCTCAGGTAAGGCGCAAATCCAGCCCGGACAATGGTAGATAAAGTTTTGGCGGATTGAGCTGCGTAGCGGCAGGAAAAGGACGGAGGAATGCAAGATACCCGGAGCTCGCTCAATGACAGGTTTATGGCTGTGGACGAACCGTCTTGCATCGTGAAGGAACTCTGATAGTACGTTCCCTTTGCTCGTCTAGGTCTTAATCAGCCCCATGGGAACGAGATAAGGAATGTAGGAGGAAGGGTAAATGGTAAGTCACCTTTTCAACAAGCGAAACCAGAACTTGCACCGCCTGCAAGATTTCAGAAGGCCGATCTAGGATTCCCAAGGCCTCTACCCAGTCTAGAAAGTGAGTTTGAAGAAAGCTGTGAACGTGGTCGCCGACTTGAATTGACCTATTTGCCTGTTTCAAGTGGTATACCCAGTACAAACAAGAGTAACGCAGGTCGCTTGGCAATATCCTGCCAACTATATCCTGCTCCAGAGATGAATCTAAGCCCTTCAGCGCCGCCAAGCCGCATATATTTTCTGAACAGCTGGTCGAGTTCAAGCTGGTTGTTCTCGACATGCAAAGAAGACAATGCTGCAGCAAGTAGTTGTGCACTGTTGGAGCATGAATAGCCAAAGGAGTTTTCTCAAGCAAGTGCTCGTCGAGCAAAAAATCACGAAAGGAggcatgaagaagccgaacaGGGCCATCGTCTGCGGGGATTCTAAGCACAGCATGTAGAGAAGCCAAACTCGTCTCTACTCGGGCCCTTGAAATGCACAAGAGTCTCGCAAGGTGAGTAATGGATAGGGGCTCCGCTAGAATAATAAGAGAACCCACAACACGGTGGAACTCCCCGGTCAAgtattctttctctcgcCTCGTCAGGTCACCGACAAGTATCTGGTCCAGAACCGGGAGGTACGTGACCTCGAGCTTAGAAGCGTGGCTGGCACTCTGAAACTCTAGCAACATGGCCAGTTGATGTTGGGGTAAGAACCTTGAATCGCTCAGGACCCTGCATATGGTGGCCGCAGAGATGAATAGCGGGCTCGCGATCTCTACAAGCCGATCTATAGCTACCGAACCTGGCCAGTCGGCCGCTAAGAGAGCGTCTGCTGACGAAGCCAGGGAGTTGTAGTTCTGTTTGATCTTGCGCAATTCTTGTTCGAGTACTACGCGAATATCATGGTCGATAGTCTCTTGTGCAACCTCGTGCAGTATCATGCCGTCGTAAGCTTTGGATGCAACCTGATGGAAGCCGATTCGAACCGCTGTATCTGGCCGGGCAGTCAAGAAAACTCGCAAGTTAATCTCTTTCATACATTCACCGGAGAGAAGCCGTATGATAGTTTTGATATGGACTGCGTCATCGCATTCATTCAATGCATCCACGACGAGAATTACCGGTGCGGCAGCAGCGAGCTGTATCTTCAGGGCGCGCAGTGGCTGCACAATCAACTCGAAGAACTGGATGCCGAGTCCCTTGTCCGCGATCATAGGGCTACTCTGAACAGCCTCCTGGATGTGctctgttgctgctggtatgCTCGATGCAACTTGCGATGCGATTGTTGTGAAGAACCGAGAGGCATTGCCACGAGAGGCTTCGCCTCTCTTGAAAAAGAAGCTTGCGGCCAATCGTCCATCTGCTCGCAGGGAGCGAGCGACTGTCCTTGCTAATGTCGACTTGCCCGTTCCTGCCATGCCGTTGAGCCAGAAGATACTCTTACCGTTACGATCACACGACCAGTCATTGATTTGACAGAGCAGTTCTCTTCTAGTTTCTGAATGACAGTGCGGACTCATTTCATTCTCATACGAGTCGAATGCAGCCCCCTCTGCTAGGGGGAGCACATTCAGGTAGACCCTGTGCTTGATTGTATGCCTTCGTAACCTTAGTTCTTGACCTGGGTCGGTCCTAACCAAAATTAATAGATGGGCTTACACATCGTTGCGTATTCCAGACAGCTCTACGAGGATGTTAGTCAAACAGACCAGAGGTCTCAAAACCCGCTTGACTGACCTGATCGAAGTATCTGCACTGCGGAGGGGCTGGCAATCAGCTCGCTGGTGGGCACTGTATGTAGCAGCTCCTTTGCGTACGCAGCAGCGGTGGCCGCGGCATACCGCTGCCAGCGCTTATTCTTGTGGGAATCGGCATAGTCGCAGACTCCACGGATGACAATGCAGGGGAAGCTGTCCATAAGCCCTGCTGCCTCCATTTCTAAACAGATAGCACCGATTTCTGCGCCAATGCGGTCCCGCAGCGCGCTGTCCTTGACGACCTGGTTGCTTGAAGCGATTATACCGTAGTGTATAACCGGGTCTTCAGAAGTTCTCTGCAATCAAGTAACTCTCTGGGCTGGATCACACGAGCTacagctggaagctggaTCGTTaccgtcttcatcctcacgGTGGCTATAACCAGAATGATACAAGATATCGTTGGACGCTCCTTGATATGAATACTCCGACCGCATCCTGGGATACCGGTCCAGCATTTCCGCAATATGTAGCGGTACTTTGCTCCCGTCCACTTCATGCTCCGCCTCCAGCTCAGCCAAGGCATTAAGGAGAACAAGCGGGGGCTTGTTCAGCGCCCCAGTGCGTACAAACCGGCTGCAATTGTAGCCATTCGTGTCCGCTGCAGATATGGATATACTCTTCCCCCGGTCAAACTGTACGACCCCGCCCGAAGTACCCTCAGGCCTACTGACAACGATATCGCCAAGCCTAATATCATGACTCTTACCTGGGATCCCGCCACCGACACCGACCAAGACACCGACTCGTATCGACGGGAATGAGGCCAACATCTGGGCAGCGACAGTTGCAGCCGGTGTCTCGCCATAAACACCAGACGGGAGGCTGGCGACGACTATGCTGTGAGGACCAATGCGGCCGAGGGTGTAGCTGTTTTTGTCCGAGGCGGACCGTAGTATAGCTGGTGGTGTATTATGGATCTCGTCCAGCATGGCACGGGCGGCGGCCTTTTCAATCGGCAGCGCACAGATCCACCCGATCGTATATTCATCGGCGGCCATCTTGCTCACTGAACGGACTTTTGGTGCGCTGCACGGGTTCGATTAGAATACATCGAACCATTGGAGTGGCTGCGGCTCAGTGGCTCAGATCTAGGGATCCTGAGctgagaggaggggaagtCTGAGCCTCGTTCGCGACCAGCGGGGTTTAGCGAATGTGAAAAGGGGCGCTTCTGACATGCAGCTATTGGTGGCCTGAAATTGATTTGCTATCGGCTTTTATAAATGAACTAGGATTTAAAAATAGGCTAAAAGGCGCTACAAGGCGCTACAAGGCCTTTAGAAAATACCAAAAGAGCTATTGAAGTACTCAACATGTACAGTTAAACACAACTGAGTTCGAGCGGGCCAGGCAGACCGATCGTTCCTAAAGTCATAATCCTAAGGAGCGAAGGAATACGACGCTAGAAGTTGCCGTTGCATTTTATTATGTGAGCAGTGCTGCTATGAGGTCGCGACCTGGATAGGCGAGGTAAGTCGCGGGGTGGTGTTTGAGAGCCACGCAATGCTTACTCGTTAAGACTTTCAATCTATCCCAATGAAGTCAACAATCGCCTGTTGATATTTGGCCTTTAATTTCTATTACTATGGCAATATGCCCTCGAGTACTAGTTACACCGTGTCCGCAAGACCAGTCTTTGTTACCTCGCAGATGATTTCAAGGAGATAGTGAAAAATTAGTGTACGATAATTGATTTAAATACCATAAACCGCTGTATTACCCCATCTCAGCTTGATAATCACCAGAGCAAGATaatcattattatcattatGGAGGTTACGATTGAATGCCAGCCTTCCGCACCAGATGCGGGCTGTACGAATGGCTGGTTATGCCTTGCGGCTTGGTTATGCACCTACCACTTTTAAAGATGTAGAATCTTGATATTACAGAGACGTCCTGGTCGAGTTGACATTCGCTTATCTCGAGGATATGCCTGTTTGACCAATAGCTTAAGAGAAGACCGAGAGTACGTAAAGCAAGCCCTGACAACCTTAGGACAGGGTGGGTGCAACGATTGAGAAGCGCAAGTCTGAGGTTAAAACTACAAGATACTTGGCCTTTACCATTGACATAGAACATGGTGTTAGTTTAGATTCAGAGGTAGTTAGTGCTATTGTTACATAAAAGACTACAACAGTGAGAGGAGTGCAATTACTTCTGGGGTCCGAAAACTATTGTATACACCCTCGTAATTCTGGCACAGATGCGACAGGTTAGTGTACACAAAAGAAGACCCTGAAAGGCCTGAACGATTAAAGTGGTGTTTACTAAGGCCGATTTCAACTGAGACTCTCCCAGTTAAATACCGCCTGTCAGTCAACAACGCGAGCTCTAGGCAAGGCCAGA is a window of Aspergillus nidulans FGSC A4 chromosome VI DNA encoding:
- a CDS encoding putative chromate ion transporter (transcript_id=CADANIAT00009707), which translates into the protein MLVLTRSRLASSLRALNQTWRSHAGATSPARAEEPLFGRLIEVVQHTWYLGFTSFGGPPVHFQIFHARFVEKEKWVDEQTYQELFAICQGLPGPGSTKMLFCLALLHAGFIPALLAFLLWSLPGAIGMYALSLGVQRIDEALPAPVYALLSGLNASTVGIIALAAVQLAEKAIRDKISRILVIFGACAGLCYSALWYFPVLMVAGGVATALWDGLVHQQILRAKSAWRNRNRQPEPEGDAPNPAGPSDTSGRNSARELGMEMLRMRKPDAGTLTQHPTNTRDSEGSEGPPSQDHVIRIRAGLVILIFFFAKVSPPPLALDLFANMYLAGTVIFGGGPVVIPLLRSYVVDPGWVSSRDFLIGLAIIQAFPGPNFNFAVFLGALALQTTSYPTIFGAFLGGFGIFFPGIALAIAVQSFWRVLRKQKYVIDFLRGVNATAVGLVFTAVYRLWEIGYLNPGDRDGQSLAKEPWWVVVAAVTYAESAWFSVPPAAAILLGAALGLCWYGVVAPAW
- a CDS encoding uncharacterized protein (transcript_id=CADANIAT00009708): MAADEYTIGWICALPIEKAAARAMLDEIHNTPPAILRSASDKNSYTLGRIGPHSIVVASLPSGVYGETPAATVAAQMLASFPSIRVGVLVGVGGGIPADTNGYNCSRFVRTGALNKPPLVLLNALAELEAEHEVDGSKVPLHIAEMLDRYPRMRSEYSYQGASNDILYHSGYSHREDEDGNDPASSCSSNQVVKDSALRDRIGAEIGAICLEMEAAGLMDSFPCIVIRGVCDYADSHKNKRWQRTDPGQELRLRRHTIKHRVYLNVLPLAEGAAFDSYENEMSPHCHSETRRELLCQINDWSCDRNGKSIFWLNGMAGTGKSTLARTVARSLRADGRLAASFFFKRGEASRGNASRFFTTIASQVASSIPAATEHIQEAVQSSPMIADKGLGIQFFELIVQPLRALKIQLAAAAPVILVVDALNECDDAVHIKTIIRLLSGECMKEINLRVFLTARPDTAVRIGFHQVASKAYDGMILHEVAQETIDHDIRVVLEQELRKIKQNYNSLASSADALLAADWPGSVAIDRLVEIASPLFISAATICRVLSDSRFLPQHQLAMLLEFQSASHASKLEVTYLPVLDQILVGDLTRREKEYLTGEFHRVVGSLIILAEPLSITHLARLLCISRARVETSLASLHAVLRIPADDGPVRLLHASFRDFLLDEHLLEKTPLAIHAPTVHNYLLQHCLLCMSRTTSLNSTSCSENICGLAALKGLDSSLEQDIVGRILPSDLRYSCLYWVYHLKQANRSIQVGDHVHSFLQTHFLDWVEALGILDRPSEILQAVQVLVSLVEKTSKGNVLSEFLHDARRFVHSHKPVIERAPGILHSSVLFLPLRSSIRQNFIYHCPGWICALPEVPQDWGQPTLHVDGFALNCLAFAEDSSKLASEFRVWNAISGDVLHAVARYKPKSTLGPKHDYQYGIKALAFKSAHELAIVTRGGQLQSFNLITGDRIERTLDSAVHTAVFSGDANRLAFIGCSNPFKVSQTQPTDPTVVVIDNVSGQVILRLPNMGYPLLSLSSDGSTLACCVLSNAESTETAHVKVFDLTKENLRSHVRAPKVISVPFMYVSMITLSRNGQKLAIFGEEAKAPVVLVLDIGKYKYERFLPVLAKVSCMSFSPSAETLTIVLEKKEFHLYDLATGEAQMIRKHCRHDFVVFAPDGLRIATAPRKANGIEVWNSLINPESSLRPGQRPTSSPNHFSPLSAFSSDGSIAATAQQSQRNTLLLVDVYSKQILHKLQAYGVPEAVAFSADRRVVAAKTFLYDNNEADKRDKEGDGGKFTFEELFDDDIVVIEKDFAGPDNRHPCWLEVWKVGSNSTGTRPTPQFKKGFSMEYREAIFAVNATGTRVAFALSPVAGIARDADLRNAMIVEEWDVVNRELLCTHTIDQSFRVSKLEYTIDGANIDLFNYIELWPQLPSCPSTTAINTTIRTRIRAWQTGQGPRVRHPKWRAEQQSFPRTGIWVTEDEAWIQYNGHNILYIPGYLRPMQHVYLGTSFDAVCVEHWGSEVAVVGWVTIEGLLTTFQIDLARLRLCLAGISQGQ